In Luteolibacter sp. Y139, the following proteins share a genomic window:
- a CDS encoding beta strand repeat-containing protein, which translates to MSLSRASLLRVALLTASALPSMAAEISFNTSGTTTAEATTASNWVGGIAPGSGDIAAWKTDADPVAAGNQESRGGIITIASPVSWLGLRHEDSVGAMTLTGADITLGSSGITEVRWENLTIQNNIILGANQTWTNTTALNVSGIVSGAFGITKSGTGTLTLTGANTFDGPVTVSQGTLSIASLNSVSGGTASSNLGKPTTAANGTISLGGTSNQGTLIYTGTGETTDRIVNLSGTTGGATITQDGTGLLNFTSATTVTGSGAKGVTLSGAGSGQISGFGSSGGLTNLTKSGIGTWTLTGASSQGGGAVTINGGILAYTSAASRTSGTFVRNATGAGILKIGSGSNVITSTTNTSGILGGWATYGDTTWAVANGASAITGLSTFATDTWAAGNNTDVTIAGANPATDSTTNSLRFNETGVKTLTLAGTNTLTSGGIMVTSNVGANLTTITGGTLVGAANSDLVVHQNNSSGGLTIASIIANNTSTGLTKTGTGLLTLSGANTYTGNTTVLEGTLEVTNKGTGSANYIVGQNGTLRFGYNVGQGYTAGVTVYGAGASSTNGLYLQLGRNINFQNNGGIVLAAAPTTVRTYGTGANAIISGFDTNGTHLTVQSAASGSSFVSTINLAGGSFGYVMNIASGANTTTGDMTINGVLTGSTAYRKVGAGSLFLTGASTNTGSLDLREGSVTLTGGANRLGTGSNVILGNGTTSGKLVLDGVAQTLTNLTNVGTGTDNRVVGKGATLSTLTLNYTGAGQSFGGILGGTGTNENNLALAKTGTGTYTLTGTNTYTGGTTLTGGLLSLGSAGAIGTTGTISMNGGGLQFSASNTTDYSSRITLVDGTTSIFDTNGQNVTFANAFGLGTLGTGGFTKTGTGTLVVNSGAWKGNTAVNAGTLEVLAKTNNVNYTVGQGATLKLGYSTGGGYTNAVTVNGNGVNDAAGLYLKGGVNYQTNGGLLLQTAATTVRAYGTGNATTQGFDVNSNYFLRSTAEASGSVIDSTINVNTGTYGYKVQADLGANTATGDLAIKGVISGTGSAAVGGEVIATGLDKRGTGSLLLTAANTYSAGTSINGGAIILSGGDNRLPVATGVALGNGTASGRLVLDGMNQTVTDLLTNGTGTDNRVVGNSATTSTLTLNYTGAAHSFTGTLGGSTANENNLNFVKTGTGTFALNGTNTYTGTTTVNAGTLAVNGSIGSGDVTVGTSGTLAGGSATAGLIGGNVTIAGTLAPGSSPGTLSLAGNLMLLSTANLNWELDASAPLTLGLGTNDLVTVGGNLTLDGLLNVTGIGSFDSVTNGTRWTLMTYSGTLTNNTLDLGLLPTLSGGLSWQIDTSTAGEIGLIAIPEPAHAFIGSLGLLLILRRRR; encoded by the coding sequence ATGTCCCTTTCCCGTGCCTCCCTGCTTCGCGTCGCCTTGTTGACTGCGTCCGCCCTGCCATCCATGGCAGCGGAAATCTCCTTCAATACCTCCGGCACCACCACCGCGGAAGCCACCACTGCCAGCAACTGGGTCGGCGGCATCGCACCCGGCTCCGGCGACATCGCGGCATGGAAAACCGACGCGGACCCGGTCGCAGCCGGCAATCAGGAATCCCGCGGCGGCATCATCACCATCGCCTCGCCCGTCTCATGGCTCGGCCTGCGCCACGAGGACTCCGTCGGTGCCATGACTCTAACAGGGGCCGATATCACCCTCGGCTCTTCCGGCATCACTGAGGTGCGTTGGGAGAACCTGACCATTCAGAACAATATCATCCTCGGTGCCAACCAGACGTGGACGAACACCACCGCTCTGAATGTCTCCGGCATCGTCTCCGGTGCCTTCGGCATTACCAAGTCCGGCACCGGCACGCTCACACTCACCGGTGCCAATACCTTCGACGGCCCCGTCACCGTCTCGCAGGGCACGCTCTCCATCGCCTCGCTCAATAGCGTCAGCGGCGGCACCGCCAGCAGCAATCTCGGCAAGCCCACCACCGCCGCCAATGGCACCATCTCGCTAGGCGGCACGAGCAACCAAGGCACCCTCATCTACACCGGCACCGGTGAAACCACCGACCGCATCGTCAATCTCTCCGGCACCACCGGCGGCGCTACCATCACGCAGGACGGCACCGGCCTGCTGAACTTCACCAGCGCCACCACCGTCACCGGCTCCGGCGCGAAAGGCGTCACCCTCAGTGGCGCGGGCAGCGGCCAGATCTCCGGCTTCGGCAGCAGCGGCGGCCTCACCAATCTAACAAAGAGCGGCATCGGCACCTGGACCCTGACCGGTGCGAGCTCACAAGGCGGCGGCGCCGTCACCATCAATGGCGGCATCCTCGCCTACACCTCCGCAGCCAGCCGCACCTCCGGCACCTTCGTCCGCAATGCCACCGGCGCCGGCATCTTGAAAATCGGCAGCGGCTCGAACGTCATCACCTCGACCACGAATACCAGCGGCATCCTCGGCGGCTGGGCCACCTATGGCGACACCACCTGGGCCGTCGCCAATGGTGCCAGCGCCATCACCGGTCTCTCCACCTTCGCCACCGACACCTGGGCCGCAGGCAACAACACCGACGTCACCATCGCCGGCGCCAATCCCGCCACCGACTCCACCACGAATTCACTCCGCTTCAATGAAACCGGAGTCAAAACCCTGACCCTCGCCGGCACCAATACGCTCACCAGCGGCGGCATCATGGTCACCTCGAATGTCGGCGCGAATCTCACCACCATCACCGGCGGTACCCTTGTCGGCGCGGCCAATTCCGATCTCGTCGTCCATCAGAACAACTCCTCCGGCGGCCTGACCATCGCCTCGATCATCGCCAACAACACTTCCACCGGCCTCACCAAGACCGGCACCGGCCTGCTCACCCTTTCCGGCGCGAACACCTACACTGGCAATACCACCGTCCTCGAAGGCACGCTCGAAGTGACCAACAAGGGCACTGGCTCCGCCAACTACATCGTCGGCCAGAACGGCACCCTCCGCTTCGGCTACAATGTCGGCCAAGGCTACACTGCCGGTGTCACTGTTTACGGTGCCGGCGCTTCCTCCACCAACGGCCTCTACCTCCAGCTCGGCCGCAATATCAACTTCCAGAACAACGGCGGCATCGTCCTCGCCGCCGCGCCCACCACCGTCCGCACCTACGGCACCGGAGCAAATGCCATCATCAGCGGCTTCGATACCAATGGCACCCACCTCACCGTCCAGAGTGCCGCCTCGGGTTCCTCGTTCGTTTCCACCATCAATCTCGCCGGCGGCTCCTTCGGCTATGTCATGAACATCGCCAGCGGTGCCAATACCACCACCGGTGATATGACCATCAATGGCGTCCTCACCGGCAGCACCGCCTACCGCAAGGTCGGCGCAGGATCGCTCTTCCTGACAGGTGCCAGCACCAATACCGGCTCGCTCGATCTTCGTGAAGGCAGCGTCACCCTCACCGGCGGTGCCAATCGCCTCGGCACCGGCTCGAATGTCATCCTCGGCAATGGCACCACCAGCGGCAAGCTGGTGCTCGATGGCGTCGCCCAGACCCTCACCAATCTCACCAACGTCGGCACCGGCACCGACAACCGCGTCGTCGGCAAAGGCGCCACCCTTTCCACCCTGACGCTGAACTACACCGGCGCCGGCCAGAGCTTCGGCGGCATCCTCGGTGGCACCGGCACCAATGAGAACAATCTCGCACTGGCGAAGACCGGCACCGGCACCTACACGCTCACCGGCACCAATACCTACACCGGCGGCACCACTCTCACCGGCGGCCTGCTTTCCCTCGGCAGCGCCGGCGCCATCGGCACCACCGGCACCATCTCGATGAATGGCGGCGGCCTCCAGTTCTCCGCATCGAACACCACCGACTACAGCTCGCGCATCACGCTGGTCGATGGCACCACCTCTATCTTCGACACCAACGGCCAGAACGTCACCTTCGCCAATGCCTTCGGCCTCGGCACGCTCGGCACCGGCGGCTTCACCAAGACCGGCACCGGCACGCTCGTCGTGAACTCCGGCGCTTGGAAGGGCAACACCGCCGTCAACGCCGGCACCCTCGAGGTCCTCGCGAAGACCAACAACGTCAACTACACCGTCGGCCAGGGTGCCACCCTCAAACTCGGCTACTCCACCGGCGGCGGCTACACGAACGCCGTCACCGTCAATGGCAATGGCGTCAACGATGCCGCCGGCCTCTACCTCAAGGGCGGCGTCAACTATCAGACCAATGGCGGCCTGCTCCTCCAAACTGCCGCCACCACCGTCCGCGCCTACGGCACCGGCAATGCCACCACCCAGGGCTTCGACGTCAATTCGAACTACTTCCTTCGTAGTACTGCCGAAGCTTCAGGCTCGGTGATCGACTCCACCATCAACGTCAACACCGGCACCTACGGCTACAAGGTGCAGGCCGACCTCGGCGCGAACACCGCCACCGGTGACCTCGCCATCAAGGGCGTCATCTCTGGCACCGGCAGCGCTGCAGTCGGCGGCGAAGTCATCGCCACCGGCCTCGACAAGCGCGGCACCGGCAGCCTCCTCCTCACCGCCGCCAATACCTACTCTGCCGGCACCAGCATCAATGGCGGCGCCATCATCCTCAGCGGTGGCGACAACCGCCTGCCCGTCGCCACTGGCGTCGCCCTCGGCAATGGCACCGCCAGCGGTCGCCTTGTGCTCGATGGCATGAACCAAACGGTCACCGACCTGCTCACGAATGGCACCGGCACCGACAACCGCGTCGTCGGCAACTCCGCCACCACCTCCACGCTCACTCTCAACTACACCGGCGCCGCCCACAGCTTCACCGGCACCCTCGGCGGCAGCACTGCCAACGAGAACAACCTGAACTTCGTCAAAACCGGCACCGGCACCTTCGCTCTCAACGGCACCAACACCTACACCGGCACCACCACCGTCAATGCCGGCACCTTGGCCGTGAATGGCTCCATCGGCAGCGGCGACGTCACCGTCGGCACCAGCGGCACGCTCGCCGGCGGTTCGGCCACCGCCGGCCTCATCGGTGGCAATGTCACCATCGCCGGCACCCTCGCCCCCGGCAGCAGCCCCGGCACCCTCAGCCTCGCCGGAAACCTGATGCTCCTCTCCACCGCCAACCTGAACTGGGAACTCGATGCCTCCGCCCCGCTCACCCTCGGCCTCGGCACCAACGACCTCGTCACCGTCGGCGGCAATCTCACGCTCGATGGCCTCCTCAATGTCACCGGCATCGGCTCCTTCGACAGCGTCACCAATGGCACCCGCTGGACCCTCATGACCTACAGCGGCACCCTCACCAATAACACCCTCGACCTCGGCCTCTTGCCCACCCTCAGCGGCGGCCTGTCTTGGCAGATCGACACCAGCACCGCTGGCGAAATCGGCCTCATCGCCATCCCCGAGCCCGCTCACGCCTTCATTGGCTCCCTCGGCCTGCTGCTGATCCTGCGTCGTCGCCGGTAG
- a CDS encoding beta strand repeat-containing protein has translation MSIPTSSLRTTLLHAALFTATVASGAEVMFNTTALTTSEVTTAANWVGGIAPTTADIAAWKTDVDTVTAGNQESRGGTLTIASPVSWLGLRHEDSVGTMTLTGSDITLGASGITEVRWENLNIANNIVLGASQTWTATTTVTTTGVISGAAGLTKSGSGTLVLGNADTYTGPTAVAQGTIIATSLNKVVGGTASSSLGAPTTVADGTIALGGAGNQGILTYRGLGETTDRVINLSGTTGGATITADMGGLLKFTSPVTVTGAGAKGVTLNGGGLGELTGIPSSGGLTNLTKSGVGKWTLTGASTQTLGAVNMTGGTLAYTATASKTDGPINRASAATGVLEIASGASIVTSTGNTNGILGGWATVSNSTFAVANAASPIMGLATFTADTWAPGTNTNVTVAGANPASAAVTHSLRFNDPGSKTLTLAGTNAITSNGILITAAVGANPTTITGGTIATSNILNSGGATGSINGSIVVHQHDTAGEVTIASIIANAVTPFARTGSTTSGTAIVTGLSSTADLVAGMTVTGTGIAANSTISSINSATQITLSANTTATGTPSLTFGTTANPLVKAGAGTLVLSGANTYTGATNVNEGTLKVDAYGTAKIYNVSPLGTLQLGYNTGNSVYNNGVNLNSASAAATTGLYLKGGFSYCLQSGLNIIGAPATIRTVPSTGTVVLAGWDSNGTHLSVPTAASGSVLDQDISFAPGSYGYVMNIAAGSATATGDVTLQGPLTGATNANSTHFRKVGTGSLRLTGTSSNGAPLDIRDGTVFLSGGADRLGTGSAVFLGNGTTSGKLVLEGIDQTLANLYTVGTGTTNTVVGGSSTLSHLTINYTGAGQTLSAVIGGTGTNQNNLALGKGGTGTYTLTATNTYTGGTTITDGILSLGSAGAIGTTGTISLAGGTLQFSAANTTDYSSRIRIEDGFPSTIDTNGQNVTLASTLQTGVAGDGGLTKAGAGTLTLGGSNNYSGTTAVNAGILKLDYAASNTSKINNNALLKLGGGSVELSGGSHVELINSTELSAAGNVTITRSSGSSIINLGYLYRSSTGSLDLSAASIARTSLTNDGTGKLPAWITVAGQPAAVDGSGNIVAFSGFADVTRLGGKLPNNVNSNVRIVNGGTTGNITPLVPGLFNISTLLQNANAGPAIIDLAPSDTMRLGMEGAVLVPATSGALTIQGGALTAGSFDEVPGEIAVDADGTAAIASDILDNGAAPVTLSKSGSGALALSGSSIYTGGTVLTEGTLQVNSNFALGLGPITIAGGALDNTSGAPIDVTDNLPQTWDADFSFTGTNNLSFTAGTATLSADRAVTVAAGQIGFGTVAGGYNLAKNGPGALYIGTSTISGTTTVNAGVLEVQGRTGDAPYVITPTGTLKIGYTTGGGYANTNLKINGAGVAATTGLYLEGGTTYNGSGTIQLLTAPTTIRQFGTGNAGIGQFDINGTALSVPAVASGSVIDSQVEFVSRGYGMSVDIAVGTATTTGDLVMNGPLNINQATFGLYKRGAGSIALNAPATTVNAGVKILAGSVITGVDNALGENAILPISSGAKLVLNGHNQSAADLSGAGAVTNGNATPVELIIKQVTDQTFSGLLGGGGINDANFGLHKTGVAKLTLAGANNYIGNTTVDGGTLSVTTAFFADGADISIIGASTLDLATGTTDVVDQLIVDGVVQSPGIYGALGSGAQFERSFITGTGKLSVTTGASGDYNSWETTNGIAGAGSGTDSDADGISNGIEFVIGGDPSGPASSSAALLPTVTSDATYLNFVFRRSDASASYNPYVEYSSTMTGWTHAMPGVGGVIITEENDAFGAGTDRVTVKIPRSLAVSNRIFAHLRVDIP, from the coding sequence ATGAGCATTCCGACCTCGTCACTGCGCACCACGCTGCTTCACGCAGCCCTCTTCACCGCCACCGTCGCTTCCGGCGCGGAGGTGATGTTCAATACCACCGCGCTCACCACGAGCGAGGTGACCACCGCCGCCAACTGGGTGGGCGGCATCGCCCCCACCACCGCCGACATCGCCGCCTGGAAGACCGACGTGGATACGGTCACCGCCGGTAATCAGGAATCCCGCGGCGGCACGCTCACCATCGCCTCGCCCGTCTCCTGGCTCGGCCTGCGCCACGAGGACTCCGTCGGCACCATGACCCTCACCGGTTCGGACATCACCCTCGGCGCCTCCGGCATCACCGAGGTGCGCTGGGAAAACCTGAACATCGCCAATAACATCGTCCTCGGCGCATCCCAGACCTGGACCGCCACCACCACCGTCACCACCACCGGCGTCATCTCCGGCGCCGCCGGCCTCACCAAGTCCGGCTCCGGCACCTTGGTCCTCGGCAATGCCGACACCTACACCGGCCCCACCGCCGTCGCCCAGGGCACCATCATCGCCACCTCGCTCAACAAGGTCGTCGGCGGCACTGCCAGCAGCTCGCTCGGCGCACCCACCACCGTCGCCGATGGCACCATCGCCCTCGGCGGCGCGGGCAACCAGGGCATCCTCACCTACCGCGGCCTCGGTGAAACCACCGACCGCGTGATCAATCTCTCCGGCACCACCGGCGGTGCCACCATCACCGCGGACATGGGCGGCCTGCTCAAGTTCACCAGCCCCGTCACCGTTACCGGTGCAGGTGCCAAGGGCGTCACCCTCAATGGCGGCGGCCTCGGCGAACTCACCGGCATTCCCAGCAGTGGCGGCCTCACCAACCTCACCAAGAGCGGCGTCGGCAAGTGGACCCTCACCGGAGCCAGCACCCAGACGCTCGGCGCGGTGAACATGACCGGCGGCACCCTCGCCTACACCGCCACCGCCTCCAAGACCGACGGCCCCATCAACCGCGCCTCCGCCGCCACCGGCGTGCTGGAAATCGCCAGCGGTGCCAGCATCGTCACCTCCACCGGCAATACCAATGGCATCCTCGGCGGTTGGGCCACCGTGAGCAACAGCACCTTCGCCGTGGCCAATGCCGCCAGCCCCATCATGGGCCTCGCCACCTTCACTGCGGACACCTGGGCCCCCGGCACCAATACCAACGTCACCGTCGCCGGTGCCAACCCCGCCTCCGCTGCCGTCACCCATTCGCTGCGCTTCAATGATCCCGGCAGCAAGACCCTCACCCTCGCCGGCACCAATGCCATCACCTCGAATGGCATCCTGATCACCGCCGCCGTCGGCGCGAATCCCACCACCATCACCGGCGGCACCATCGCCACCTCCAATATCCTCAATAGCGGCGGCGCCACCGGCTCCATCAATGGCAGCATCGTCGTCCACCAGCACGATACCGCCGGCGAAGTCACCATCGCGTCCATCATTGCCAATGCCGTCACGCCGTTCGCACGCACTGGTTCCACCACCAGCGGCACCGCCATCGTCACCGGCCTGAGCAGCACCGCTGACCTTGTGGCCGGCATGACCGTCACCGGCACCGGCATCGCGGCGAACTCCACGATCTCTTCGATCAATAGCGCCACCCAGATCACCCTCAGCGCGAATACCACCGCCACCGGCACTCCTTCGCTCACCTTCGGCACCACCGCCAACCCCCTCGTCAAGGCCGGCGCCGGCACGCTCGTCCTCAGCGGAGCCAATACCTACACCGGTGCCACTAACGTCAACGAAGGCACGCTGAAGGTGGATGCATACGGAACCGCCAAGATCTACAACGTCAGCCCGCTCGGCACGCTCCAGCTCGGCTACAATACCGGCAACAGCGTCTACAACAACGGCGTCAACCTCAATAGCGCCAGCGCCGCTGCCACCACCGGCCTCTACCTGAAGGGCGGCTTCAGCTACTGCCTCCAGAGCGGCCTGAATATCATCGGCGCTCCCGCGACCATCCGCACCGTCCCTTCCACCGGCACCGTGGTCCTCGCCGGTTGGGATTCCAATGGCACCCACCTTTCCGTGCCCACCGCGGCTTCCGGCTCCGTGCTTGACCAGGACATCAGCTTCGCTCCCGGCAGCTACGGCTACGTCATGAACATCGCCGCCGGCTCCGCCACCGCCACCGGTGACGTCACGCTCCAGGGCCCGCTCACCGGCGCCACCAATGCCAATAGCACCCACTTCCGCAAGGTCGGCACCGGCTCGCTCCGCCTGACCGGCACCAGCTCGAATGGCGCACCGCTCGATATCCGCGACGGCACCGTCTTCCTCAGCGGCGGCGCGGATCGCCTCGGCACCGGCTCCGCCGTCTTCCTTGGCAATGGCACCACCAGCGGCAAGCTCGTGCTGGAGGGCATCGATCAGACCCTCGCCAACCTCTACACCGTCGGCACCGGCACCACCAATACGGTCGTCGGTGGCAGCTCCACGCTGTCCCACCTGACGATCAACTACACCGGTGCCGGCCAGACCCTCTCCGCCGTCATCGGCGGCACCGGCACCAATCAAAACAACCTCGCACTCGGCAAGGGCGGCACCGGCACCTACACCCTCACCGCCACCAATACCTACACCGGCGGCACCACCATCACCGATGGCATCCTGTCCCTCGGCAGCGCTGGCGCCATCGGCACCACCGGCACCATCTCGCTCGCTGGCGGCACCCTCCAGTTCTCCGCCGCGAATACCACCGACTACAGCTCGCGCATCCGCATCGAGGATGGCTTCCCCAGCACCATCGATACGAATGGCCAGAATGTGACCCTCGCTTCGACCTTGCAAACCGGTGTCGCTGGCGACGGCGGCCTGACCAAGGCCGGAGCCGGCACCCTGACCCTCGGAGGATCGAACAACTACTCCGGCACTACTGCGGTCAATGCCGGCATCCTCAAGCTCGACTACGCCGCCTCGAACACTTCCAAGATCAACAACAACGCCCTCCTCAAGCTGGGCGGCGGCAGCGTCGAACTCTCCGGTGGCAGCCACGTCGAACTGATCAATAGCACCGAGCTCTCCGCCGCAGGAAACGTGACCATCACCCGCTCCTCCGGCAGCTCGATCATCAATCTCGGCTACCTCTACCGCAGCAGCACCGGCTCGCTCGACCTCTCGGCCGCCAGCATCGCCCGCACCAGCCTCACCAATGATGGCACCGGCAAGCTGCCCGCCTGGATCACCGTGGCAGGCCAGCCCGCCGCGGTCGATGGTTCCGGCAATATCGTCGCCTTCTCCGGCTTCGCCGATGTCACCCGCCTCGGCGGCAAGCTGCCGAATAACGTCAACTCGAACGTCCGCATCGTGAATGGTGGCACCACCGGCAATATCACTCCGCTGGTCCCCGGCTTGTTCAATATCTCCACGCTCCTCCAGAATGCGAATGCGGGCCCGGCCATCATCGACCTCGCTCCTTCGGACACGATGCGCCTCGGCATGGAAGGCGCGGTCCTCGTGCCAGCCACCTCCGGTGCCCTGACCATCCAGGGCGGCGCGCTCACCGCCGGCAGCTTCGATGAGGTTCCCGGTGAAATCGCAGTCGACGCCGACGGCACCGCCGCCATCGCCTCGGACATCCTGGATAACGGCGCCGCACCGGTGACCCTGTCCAAGTCCGGCTCCGGAGCCCTCGCGCTTTCCGGCAGCAGCATCTACACCGGCGGCACCGTCCTTACCGAAGGCACGCTTCAGGTGAATAGCAACTTCGCCCTCGGCCTCGGCCCCATCACCATCGCCGGTGGCGCGCTCGACAATACCTCGGGTGCACCAATCGATGTGACCGATAACCTGCCGCAGACTTGGGACGCTGACTTCAGCTTCACCGGCACCAACAACCTCAGCTTCACTGCTGGCACCGCCACCCTCAGCGCCGACCGAGCTGTCACCGTCGCCGCCGGCCAGATCGGCTTCGGCACCGTCGCTGGCGGCTACAACCTCGCCAAGAACGGCCCCGGTGCACTCTACATCGGCACCAGCACCATCAGCGGCACCACCACGGTGAATGCCGGCGTGCTGGAAGTGCAGGGCCGCACCGGTGACGCACCCTACGTCATCACCCCGACCGGCACGCTGAAGATCGGCTACACCACCGGCGGCGGTTACGCGAACACCAACCTCAAGATCAACGGTGCCGGCGTCGCAGCCACTACCGGTCTCTATCTGGAAGGCGGCACCACCTACAATGGCAGCGGCACCATCCAGCTCCTGACTGCTCCCACCACCATCCGCCAGTTCGGCACCGGTAACGCGGGCATCGGCCAGTTCGATATCAATGGCACCGCCCTCAGCGTTCCCGCCGTCGCCTCCGGCTCGGTCATCGATTCGCAGGTCGAGTTCGTCAGCCGCGGCTACGGCATGTCGGTGGACATCGCCGTCGGCACCGCCACCACCACCGGTGACCTGGTGATGAACGGCCCGCTGAACATCAACCAAGCCACCTTCGGCCTCTACAAGCGCGGTGCAGGCTCCATCGCCCTCAATGCTCCGGCCACCACCGTCAACGCAGGTGTGAAGATCCTCGCCGGCAGCGTCATCACCGGCGTCGACAACGCCCTCGGTGAAAACGCCATCCTGCCGATCTCCAGCGGAGCCAAGCTGGTCCTCAACGGTCACAACCAATCCGCCGCCGATCTTTCCGGCGCAGGTGCGGTCACCAACGGCAACGCCACCCCGGTCGAGCTCATCATCAAGCAAGTCACCGATCAGACCTTCAGCGGCCTTCTCGGTGGCGGAGGGATCAATGATGCCAACTTCGGCCTGCACAAGACCGGCGTCGCCAAGCTGACCCTCGCTGGCGCGAACAACTACATCGGCAACACCACCGTCGATGGCGGCACGCTGTCCGTCACCACCGCCTTCTTCGCGGATGGCGCGGACATCTCCATCATCGGTGCCAGCACCCTGGATCTCGCCACGGGCACCACCGATGTGGTTGACCAGCTCATCGTCGATGGTGTCGTCCAGTCTCCCGGCATCTACGGAGCCCTTGGATCGGGCGCGCAATTCGAGCGCTCCTTCATCACCGGCACCGGCAAGCTGTCCGTCACCACCGGCGCAAGTGGCGACTACAACTCGTGGGAAACCACCAACGGCATCGCCGGTGCAGGCTCCGGCACTGACTCGGACGCCGATGGCATCTCCAATGGCATCGAGTTCGTCATCGGTGGCGATCCATCCGGTCCCGCCTCCAGCTCGGCCGCACTGCTGCCCACCGTCACCAGCGATGCGACCTACCTGAACTTCGTGTTCCGCCGCTCCGATGCCTCGGCCTCCTACAATCCATACGTCGAATACAGCTCCACCATGACAGGTTGGACCCACGCCATGCCAGGAGTCGGCGGCGTGATCATCACCGAGGAAAACGACGCCTTCGGAGCCGGCACCGACCGGGTCACCGTGAAGATCCCGCGCTCCCTCGCCGTGAGCAACCGGATCTTCGCCCACCTCCGGGTCGACATCCCTTGA
- the rsmH gene encoding 16S rRNA (cytosine(1402)-N(4))-methyltransferase RsmH produces the protein MFQQTNKTDESNGYHLSVLPAETVEWMAAQEGKLIIDGTLGGGGHSEAFLKAGASVIGIDRDPEALAFASKRLAAYGDRFRTWQGNFADLRDIPEVRGESKADGLLLDLGVSSRQLDAAERGFSFRGEGPLDMRMGPACPFDAAHVVNTWAESELVRIFFELGEEPKARRIAAAIVKRRAEREFTTTIDLADCIEKVIGRHGRIHPATKAFQAIRMTVNDELGSLERAMEASLEVLKPGGRLLIITFHSLEDRMVKRFMQHRAKPWLDQPDWPAPRPNPDWCLTLPVRKAIAASDAEIRINPRARSAKLRVAELLDPTVSRP, from the coding sequence ATTTTCCAACAGACGAACAAGACCGACGAGTCGAACGGCTATCACCTCTCCGTGCTCCCTGCCGAGACGGTGGAGTGGATGGCTGCGCAAGAGGGCAAGCTGATCATCGATGGCACCCTCGGCGGCGGCGGGCACAGCGAGGCTTTCCTGAAAGCCGGTGCCTCCGTGATCGGGATCGACCGCGATCCTGAAGCGCTCGCGTTCGCCTCGAAGCGGCTCGCTGCCTACGGCGACCGTTTTCGCACCTGGCAGGGCAATTTCGCAGATCTCCGGGACATCCCCGAGGTCCGGGGGGAAAGCAAGGCCGATGGCCTGCTTTTGGACCTCGGGGTTTCCTCCCGGCAACTCGACGCCGCGGAACGGGGATTCTCGTTCAGAGGTGAGGGTCCTCTGGATATGCGAATGGGCCCGGCCTGTCCGTTCGATGCCGCGCACGTGGTGAACACGTGGGCGGAGTCGGAGCTGGTGCGGATCTTCTTCGAACTCGGTGAAGAGCCGAAGGCGCGCCGCATCGCCGCGGCGATCGTGAAGCGCCGCGCCGAGCGCGAGTTCACGACGACGATCGATCTCGCGGACTGCATTGAGAAGGTGATCGGCCGCCATGGACGCATCCATCCGGCGACGAAGGCATTTCAAGCGATCCGCATGACGGTGAATGACGAGCTGGGCTCACTGGAGCGCGCGATGGAAGCGTCGCTCGAAGTGCTGAAGCCAGGGGGGCGCTTACTCATTATCACTTTCCACAGCTTGGAGGACCGCATGGTGAAGCGCTTCATGCAGCACCGCGCGAAGCCCTGGCTGGACCAACCTGACTGGCCGGCACCGCGGCCGAATCCCGACTGGTGCCTGACGCTTCCTGTTAGAAAGGCAATCGCCGCGAGCGACGCAGAGATTCGAATCAACCCCCGGGCCCGCAGTGCGAAACTGCGGGTCGCCGAGCTTCTGGACCCTACCGTTTCACGCCCATGA